In Myxocyprinus asiaticus isolate MX2 ecotype Aquarium Trade chromosome 8, UBuf_Myxa_2, whole genome shotgun sequence, a single genomic region encodes these proteins:
- the LOC127444642 gene encoding breast cancer anti-estrogen resistance protein 3 homolog isoform X1 — MNNRSISHWLRQIGLPQYTRVLEKQCYGLEGLLDVTEEDLRLMGVEDPEHRATIIIQLKKQQQRIQPNKESCSTGTTGRVTRKYSLASSLDLVKPKTDLFRQSIVPRLRRRDNHRVSASCLQLPAQTNEEDHASSSKHSRRKSVTAFISQVFSGLKDMDSVKKELEEELKLNPEDLRSHAWYHGQLSREGAEQLLCRDGDFLVRDSSSSASDYVLSCMWNNQQVHFKIIKVVLRPKQGYSRELFQFEHDQFDNIPALIRFHVGGRRPISTSSGAVIFHPITRTLPLRIISERQAEKSSSSSNWSRGQSKRRSLSSSQKDALLVNNILLRSGSQPANLETVGRPCLQSAQSDSNLRTGVPQTSSSQESSPALISPVFRTGSEPLLSHAATSCTTRLSQSGLGGSPLRGSDGQLHSQAPPKPLRISILFPPTPTVSEADPGGLYGELVPQVPVTMLPKGHAARLRAQEKWTSRARLTETSFGFLEAQKLEEERRSRETETGTVEDTDWHFERPQTETTSCFRLEDFRSLLLPENNRPLDQSALLKVKDLLTRTDARTTALHMLSVNCQVARVTGVTVEQKRIMGVETGLELITLPHGGQLRQDLLERHHVMALGIAVDLLGCTGTVCQRATVLHKIIQLAQELRFTTHDLYAFSAVMKALEMPQVVRLEMTWRALRQNHTDSAVTFEKSLKPFMKSLNEGDDSVVSGPLSLPHMVPLLSLMEGEQDIVESTDRGCQLLYNLLQSARNAALHANDCTLHAHSMLSAGWEPIPELLEAFQTEFALRLFWGQTGAKAERKERYTKFDRILTVLSHKLEPDETS, encoded by the exons ATGAATAATCGCTCTATATCGCACTGGTTGAGACAGATCGGACTGCCGCAGTACACCAGAGTACTGGAAAAACAGTGTTATGGCCTTGAG ggtctTCTCGATGTAACAGAAGAGGATCTTAGACTGATGGGAGTTGAAGACCCAGAACACAGAGCAACCATTATAATCCAACTGAAGAAACAACAACAGAGAATACAACCAAACAAAG AGAGTTGCTCAACAGGAACCACAGGCAGAGTGACCCGGAAGTATTCTTTGGCATCATCACTCGACTTGGTCAAACCCAAAACCGACCTCTTCCGTCAAAGCATCGTGCCGCGACTGCGTCGCCGTGACAACCACAGAGTCTCCGCCTCCTGCCTCCAGCTCCCGGCCCAAACCAATGAGGAAGACCACGCCTCCTCCAGCAAACACAG CAGGAGGAAGAGTGTGACAGCTTTCATCAGTCAG GTGTTCTCAGGGCTGAAGGACATGGACTCTGTGAAGAAGGAACTGGAGGAGGAACTTAAACTCAACCCTGAAGATCTGAGGAGTCACGCCTGGTATCATGGACAGCTGTCGCGCGAG ggtGCGGAGCAGTTATTGTGTCGGGATGGTGATTTTCTGGTGCGTGACTCCAGCTCAAGCGCAAGTGATTATGTTCTGAGCTGCATGTGGAACAATCAACAAGTGCATTTCAAGATCATAAAAGTCGTACTGCGACCCAAACAG ggttaCTCCCGCGAGTTGTTCCAGTTTGAGCACGATCAGTTCGACAACATTCCTGCGTTAATTCGATTCCATGTTGGCGGACGGCGTCCCATCTCAACTTCCTCTGGAGCGGTTATCTTTCATCCAATCACGCGCACCCTGCCTCTACGCATCATCAGTGAGCGCCAGGCTGAAAAATCATCAAGCTCATCTAATTGGTCGAGAGGTCAGAGCAAGAGGCGGAGCTTGAGCTCCTCTCAGAAAGACGCACTACTGGTCAACAACATCCTGCTCAG GAGTGGCAGTCAGCCTGCTAACTTGGAGACAGTGGGAAGACCATGTCTACAGTCTGCACAATCTGACAGCAACCTCCGCACAG GTGTACCACAGACAAGTTCATCACAGGAGTCAAGCCCCGCCCTCATCTCGCCAGTGTTCCGCACAGGAAGTGAACCTCTGCTCAGCCACGCAGCCACTTCCTGCACCACTAGGCTCAGCCAATCAGGTCTCGGCGGCTCGCCTCTCCGTGGCTCTGATGGACAGTTGCATTCTCAAGCGCCACCCAAACCATTGCGAATCTCCATCCTGTTCCCCCCAACTCCGACTGTTTCGGAGGCGGACCCTGGTGGTCTATATGGCGAGCTGGTGCCACAG GTTCCGGTCACCATGTTGCCCAAAGGTCACGCGGCACGCCTCCGCGCTCAGGAGAAATGGACCAGTCGAGCGCGCCTCACTGAAACCAGCTTTGGGTTCCTGGAGGCGCAGAAACTGGAGGAGGAGCGGCGGTCGAGAGAGACAGAGACGGGGACCGTGGAAGACACGGACTGGCATTTTGAGCGTCCACAGACCGAGACCACCTCATGTTTTCGTCTGGAGGATTTCCGCTCGCTTCTGCTGCCGGAGAACAATCGTCCACTGGATCAGAGCGCACTGCTCAAAGTCAAAGATCTGCTGACACGCACCGATGCCAGGACCACTGCGTTACACATGCTCAGTGTCAACTGTCAG gtgGCTCGAGTCACAGGTGTGACGGTGGAGCAGAAGAGGATTATGGGAGTCGAAACAGGTTTAGAGCTCATCACACTACCACACGGAGGCCAGCTGAGACAAGACCTGCTGGAGAG GCATCATGTGATGGCTCTGGGCATCGCAGTGGATCTTCTGGGCTGTACAGGGACGGTGTGTCAGAGGGCAACCGTGCTGCACAAGATCATTCAGTTGGCACAAGAGCTGCGGTTCACCACACACGACCTGTATGCCTTCTCTGCTGTCATGAAAGCCCTGGAGATGccgcag gtggtgAGGCTGGAGATGACATGGAGAGCGTTAAGGCAGAATCACACAGACAGTGCTGTGACATTTGAAAAGAGCCTCAAACCCTTCATGAAATCACTCAATGAAGGAGATg ACTCTGTTGTGTCAGGGCCGTTGTCTCTGCCTCACATGGTGCCGTTGTTGAGTTTGATGGAGGGAGAGCAGGACATTGTGGAATCGACAGACAGAGGCTGCCAGCTGCTCTACAACCTGCTGCAGTCAGCACGCAACGCTGCACTACACGCCAACGACTGCACACTGCATGCTCACAGCATGCTCTcag CCGGTTGGGAGCCAATCCCAGAGCTGCTGGAGGCGTTTCAGACAGAGTTTGCTCTTCGTCTCTTCTGGGGCCAAACAGGTGCAAAGGCCGAACGGAAGGAGCGCTACACCAAATTCGACAGGATCCTTACTGTCCTCTCCCACAAACTGGAACCAGACGAAACCTCTTAA
- the LOC127444642 gene encoding breast cancer anti-estrogen resistance protein 3 homolog isoform X2, with amino-acid sequence MDSVKKELEEELKLNPEDLRSHAWYHGQLSREGAEQLLCRDGDFLVRDSSSSASDYVLSCMWNNQQVHFKIIKVVLRPKQGYSRELFQFEHDQFDNIPALIRFHVGGRRPISTSSGAVIFHPITRTLPLRIISERQAEKSSSSSNWSRGQSKRRSLSSSQKDALLVNNILLRSGSQPANLETVGRPCLQSAQSDSNLRTGVPQTSSSQESSPALISPVFRTGSEPLLSHAATSCTTRLSQSGLGGSPLRGSDGQLHSQAPPKPLRISILFPPTPTVSEADPGGLYGELVPQVPVTMLPKGHAARLRAQEKWTSRARLTETSFGFLEAQKLEEERRSRETETGTVEDTDWHFERPQTETTSCFRLEDFRSLLLPENNRPLDQSALLKVKDLLTRTDARTTALHMLSVNCQVARVTGVTVEQKRIMGVETGLELITLPHGGQLRQDLLERHHVMALGIAVDLLGCTGTVCQRATVLHKIIQLAQELRFTTHDLYAFSAVMKALEMPQVVRLEMTWRALRQNHTDSAVTFEKSLKPFMKSLNEGDDSVVSGPLSLPHMVPLLSLMEGEQDIVESTDRGCQLLYNLLQSARNAALHANDCTLHAHSMLSAGWEPIPELLEAFQTEFALRLFWGQTGAKAERKERYTKFDRILTVLSHKLEPDETS; translated from the exons ATGGACTCTGTGAAGAAGGAACTGGAGGAGGAACTTAAACTCAACCCTGAAGATCTGAGGAGTCACGCCTGGTATCATGGACAGCTGTCGCGCGAG ggtGCGGAGCAGTTATTGTGTCGGGATGGTGATTTTCTGGTGCGTGACTCCAGCTCAAGCGCAAGTGATTATGTTCTGAGCTGCATGTGGAACAATCAACAAGTGCATTTCAAGATCATAAAAGTCGTACTGCGACCCAAACAG ggttaCTCCCGCGAGTTGTTCCAGTTTGAGCACGATCAGTTCGACAACATTCCTGCGTTAATTCGATTCCATGTTGGCGGACGGCGTCCCATCTCAACTTCCTCTGGAGCGGTTATCTTTCATCCAATCACGCGCACCCTGCCTCTACGCATCATCAGTGAGCGCCAGGCTGAAAAATCATCAAGCTCATCTAATTGGTCGAGAGGTCAGAGCAAGAGGCGGAGCTTGAGCTCCTCTCAGAAAGACGCACTACTGGTCAACAACATCCTGCTCAG GAGTGGCAGTCAGCCTGCTAACTTGGAGACAGTGGGAAGACCATGTCTACAGTCTGCACAATCTGACAGCAACCTCCGCACAG GTGTACCACAGACAAGTTCATCACAGGAGTCAAGCCCCGCCCTCATCTCGCCAGTGTTCCGCACAGGAAGTGAACCTCTGCTCAGCCACGCAGCCACTTCCTGCACCACTAGGCTCAGCCAATCAGGTCTCGGCGGCTCGCCTCTCCGTGGCTCTGATGGACAGTTGCATTCTCAAGCGCCACCCAAACCATTGCGAATCTCCATCCTGTTCCCCCCAACTCCGACTGTTTCGGAGGCGGACCCTGGTGGTCTATATGGCGAGCTGGTGCCACAG GTTCCGGTCACCATGTTGCCCAAAGGTCACGCGGCACGCCTCCGCGCTCAGGAGAAATGGACCAGTCGAGCGCGCCTCACTGAAACCAGCTTTGGGTTCCTGGAGGCGCAGAAACTGGAGGAGGAGCGGCGGTCGAGAGAGACAGAGACGGGGACCGTGGAAGACACGGACTGGCATTTTGAGCGTCCACAGACCGAGACCACCTCATGTTTTCGTCTGGAGGATTTCCGCTCGCTTCTGCTGCCGGAGAACAATCGTCCACTGGATCAGAGCGCACTGCTCAAAGTCAAAGATCTGCTGACACGCACCGATGCCAGGACCACTGCGTTACACATGCTCAGTGTCAACTGTCAG gtgGCTCGAGTCACAGGTGTGACGGTGGAGCAGAAGAGGATTATGGGAGTCGAAACAGGTTTAGAGCTCATCACACTACCACACGGAGGCCAGCTGAGACAAGACCTGCTGGAGAG GCATCATGTGATGGCTCTGGGCATCGCAGTGGATCTTCTGGGCTGTACAGGGACGGTGTGTCAGAGGGCAACCGTGCTGCACAAGATCATTCAGTTGGCACAAGAGCTGCGGTTCACCACACACGACCTGTATGCCTTCTCTGCTGTCATGAAAGCCCTGGAGATGccgcag gtggtgAGGCTGGAGATGACATGGAGAGCGTTAAGGCAGAATCACACAGACAGTGCTGTGACATTTGAAAAGAGCCTCAAACCCTTCATGAAATCACTCAATGAAGGAGATg ACTCTGTTGTGTCAGGGCCGTTGTCTCTGCCTCACATGGTGCCGTTGTTGAGTTTGATGGAGGGAGAGCAGGACATTGTGGAATCGACAGACAGAGGCTGCCAGCTGCTCTACAACCTGCTGCAGTCAGCACGCAACGCTGCACTACACGCCAACGACTGCACACTGCATGCTCACAGCATGCTCTcag CCGGTTGGGAGCCAATCCCAGAGCTGCTGGAGGCGTTTCAGACAGAGTTTGCTCTTCGTCTCTTCTGGGGCCAAACAGGTGCAAAGGCCGAACGGAAGGAGCGCTACACCAAATTCGACAGGATCCTTACTGTCCTCTCCCACAAACTGGAACCAGACGAAACCTCTTAA